In Catenulispora sp. GP43, one genomic interval encodes:
- a CDS encoding tetratricopeptide repeat protein, which produces MDAAEGPPPDPAEARDLGEFIEALGRLRVWAGSPPYRTLAKTVGSGLRPPQVLAHTTIGDLFQTRRRRLDLDLVTATVRALGLAEPAVAQWRAACVRVQVQERGGGPTGVFRQLPADLATFTGRAQELQALFAAIDRDPGSSPTVVVSAIEGMAGIGKTRLAVRAAHELVRAGRYKDVQLFVNLRGFDPDHPPADPAVVLDGFLRQLGVPAQAIPESREDRSAMFRDRLHDQDALIVLDNAADENQVRDLIPANPSCLVLITSRRSLTGLADAVLCQLGLFREDEASALLALIVGEARVAAEPQAAAAIVRLCGRLPLAVALAGGQLRRRPTWRLAELVDRLESTGLDALGSSGAGRAAGVGGADKQGVRSLFDLSVRALPRAAQRVYCWATLFPGSSFTAAAMAAAAGLSPAEAESILEGLVDEYLLDHRTAGRYELHDLLLLFAAEFAETVDGGVSVDERQAAENRLGAYYLAATAAAMDALYPQQKQQTIEIPQPATPPPAFIGADDTQSWLDAEHRNIIGLALLGVADPVPMSILLWQYLEDTSRLADALHLHTAALAMVPADEAQRRAQILNQLGIAHDCLGHFDEALAVLEEAAVICGEIGYLRGESITLQNIAVLHFDHGNMAAALEVSQRALAMTRDLGDGWRNGDLLTNIGGILVQLGRSAEAIDVLGEAIAVAQENDNHNAHAAAVGNLGQAYFRRGDFQRALTVLTEALELSRQVKRRHSEGENLVLLGRVHAGSGDPELGLTMIEQGLEIGKENGPHYEAAALIALADTYRQIGDIDRAHDHYQTARTIIDRYRIHPDSPLRKDLEAGIEAVRAR; this is translated from the coding sequence GTGGATGCGGCTGAAGGGCCTCCGCCGGATCCGGCGGAGGCCCGGGATCTCGGTGAGTTCATCGAGGCGCTGGGCCGCCTGCGGGTGTGGGCGGGGTCGCCGCCGTATCGGACGCTGGCCAAAACCGTGGGCAGCGGCTTGAGGCCGCCGCAGGTGCTGGCGCACACCACGATCGGCGACCTGTTCCAGACCAGGCGTCGCAGGCTGGATCTGGACCTGGTCACGGCGACCGTTCGGGCCCTGGGGCTGGCCGAACCGGCCGTGGCCCAGTGGCGCGCGGCCTGTGTACGCGTCCAAGTCCAGGAACGCGGCGGCGGCCCGACCGGGGTGTTCCGGCAACTGCCCGCCGATCTGGCCACCTTCACCGGCCGCGCCCAGGAGCTTCAAGCGCTCTTCGCCGCGATCGACCGGGATCCGGGGTCGTCACCGACGGTGGTGGTGTCGGCGATCGAGGGCATGGCGGGCATCGGCAAGACCCGGCTCGCGGTCCGCGCGGCTCATGAGCTGGTGCGCGCGGGCCGGTACAAGGACGTGCAGCTGTTCGTGAACCTGCGCGGCTTCGATCCGGATCATCCGCCGGCGGATCCGGCCGTGGTGCTGGACGGCTTCCTCCGGCAGCTCGGCGTTCCGGCGCAGGCGATCCCGGAGAGCCGCGAGGACCGCTCGGCGATGTTCCGGGACCGTCTGCACGACCAGGACGCGCTGATCGTCCTGGACAACGCCGCCGACGAGAACCAGGTCAGGGATCTGATACCGGCGAATCCGTCCTGTCTGGTGTTGATCACCAGCCGACGGAGCCTGACCGGATTGGCCGACGCCGTTCTGTGCCAGCTCGGACTGTTCCGCGAGGATGAGGCGTCGGCCCTGCTGGCTCTGATCGTCGGCGAGGCACGCGTCGCGGCCGAGCCGCAGGCCGCCGCGGCGATCGTCAGACTGTGCGGCCGCCTACCGCTGGCCGTGGCGCTCGCCGGCGGCCAACTGCGGCGGCGTCCCACCTGGCGGCTCGCCGAGCTCGTCGACCGGCTGGAGTCCACCGGTCTGGACGCGCTGGGTTCGAGCGGCGCGGGAAGGGCGGCAGGGGTTGGAGGGGCGGATAAGCAAGGGGTCCGCTCCCTGTTCGACCTGTCGGTTCGCGCGCTCCCGAGGGCCGCCCAGCGAGTGTATTGCTGGGCAACGCTGTTCCCCGGCTCGAGCTTCACCGCCGCGGCCATGGCCGCGGCAGCCGGCCTGTCACCGGCCGAGGCCGAATCCATCCTGGAGGGCCTCGTCGACGAGTACCTCCTGGACCACCGGACAGCAGGGCGCTACGAGCTGCATGACCTCCTGCTCCTGTTCGCCGCGGAGTTCGCCGAGACGGTCGACGGCGGCGTGTCCGTCGACGAGCGTCAGGCTGCGGAGAACCGCCTCGGCGCGTACTACCTGGCGGCCACCGCGGCCGCGATGGACGCGCTGTACCCACAGCAGAAGCAGCAGACGATCGAGATCCCGCAGCCGGCCACACCGCCTCCGGCGTTCATCGGGGCCGACGACACGCAGTCCTGGCTCGACGCCGAGCACCGCAACATCATCGGGCTCGCCCTGCTCGGCGTGGCCGATCCGGTGCCGATGTCCATCCTGTTGTGGCAGTACCTGGAGGACACGAGCCGGCTCGCCGACGCGCTGCACCTGCACACGGCGGCGTTGGCCATGGTGCCCGCGGACGAGGCACAACGGCGGGCGCAGATCCTCAACCAGCTCGGTATCGCCCACGACTGCCTGGGCCACTTCGACGAAGCGCTCGCCGTCCTGGAAGAGGCCGCCGTGATCTGCGGCGAGATCGGCTACCTGCGCGGGGAGTCGATAACGCTGCAGAACATAGCGGTCCTGCACTTCGACCACGGCAACATGGCCGCGGCGTTGGAGGTGTCCCAACGGGCCCTGGCCATGACCCGGGACCTCGGCGACGGCTGGCGGAACGGGGACCTCCTGACGAACATCGGCGGGATCCTGGTCCAGCTGGGCCGGAGCGCCGAGGCGATCGACGTGCTGGGAGAGGCGATCGCGGTCGCGCAGGAGAACGACAACCACAACGCCCACGCCGCCGCGGTCGGCAACCTGGGCCAGGCCTACTTCCGCCGCGGTGACTTCCAGCGCGCGCTGACCGTCCTCACCGAGGCACTCGAGTTGTCCCGGCAGGTCAAGAGGCGCCACAGCGAAGGTGAGAACCTGGTGCTGCTCGGCCGGGTCCACGCCGGATCCGGGGATCCCGAGCTCGGCCTGACGATGATCGAGCAGGGGCTCGAGATCGGCAAAGAGAACGGTCCGCATTACGAAGCCGCCGCTCTGATAGCGCTCGCCGACACCTATCGGCAGATCGGCGACATCGACCGCGCGCACGACCACTACCAGACCGCACGCACCATCATCGACAGGTATCGCATTCATCCCGACAGTCCGCTCCGCAAGGATCTGGAAGCGGGCATCGAGGCCGTGCGGGCGCGCTGA
- a CDS encoding MFS transporter — MIRYRRVLAVPGLASLLGVSLIARAALAADMMTLTLYVVLGLHMSYAAAGGVAAALTAGLALGAPLLGRLIDRRGARVVLLSTAAVQVVFWLSLRLLPYPILLGAAFAAGLLMVPAQLVTRQAIAATTTAGQRRAAFALESIQGELSYVLGPPLVILGATAVSPGAVAWGTGAAIVVGGAGIALLNPPLRAEGEADAGPAVRPRRREWLGLSMIAVLVMAFGTAVLLSGTELAIVATLRASGQVSWAGLVVVVYGVSSIVGGLIYGSLSRPLPTWLLLAGLGLATVPAALAHSWLGLCVVGIGAGLLTAPTLSTVADAVSALAPASVRGEATGLQSSALSAGFALGSPMVGGVIDLSVPAVGFVVSGVVALAAALTGYLLSRRTTAAARSPLEPSAPLQPAELVGQRR; from the coding sequence GTGATCAGATACCGACGAGTGCTCGCCGTGCCGGGGCTGGCGTCGCTGCTGGGCGTCTCACTGATCGCCCGCGCCGCGCTCGCGGCCGACATGATGACGCTGACGCTGTACGTCGTGCTGGGCCTGCACATGAGCTACGCCGCCGCCGGTGGTGTCGCGGCGGCCCTGACCGCCGGGTTGGCGCTGGGCGCGCCGCTGCTCGGCCGCCTGATCGACCGCCGCGGCGCGCGTGTGGTGCTGCTGTCCACCGCCGCGGTCCAGGTCGTGTTCTGGCTGAGCCTGCGGCTCCTGCCCTATCCGATCCTGCTCGGCGCGGCCTTCGCGGCGGGTCTGCTGATGGTGCCGGCCCAGCTGGTGACCAGGCAGGCGATCGCCGCGACGACGACCGCGGGGCAGCGCCGGGCCGCCTTCGCGCTGGAATCGATCCAGGGCGAGCTGTCGTATGTGCTGGGCCCGCCGCTCGTGATCCTCGGCGCGACGGCGGTGTCCCCCGGCGCGGTGGCGTGGGGTACCGGCGCCGCGATCGTGGTGGGCGGTGCGGGCATCGCCCTGCTCAACCCGCCGCTGCGGGCCGAGGGCGAGGCGGACGCCGGGCCGGCCGTCCGTCCCCGTCGCCGGGAGTGGCTGGGTCTGAGCATGATCGCGGTCCTGGTGATGGCGTTCGGCACGGCGGTGCTGCTCAGCGGCACCGAACTGGCGATCGTCGCCACCCTCAGGGCATCCGGTCAGGTGTCCTGGGCCGGCCTGGTCGTGGTGGTGTACGGCGTGTCCTCGATTGTCGGCGGGCTCATATACGGCTCGCTGTCCCGGCCGCTGCCCACGTGGCTGCTGCTCGCCGGACTCGGACTGGCGACCGTCCCGGCCGCGCTCGCCCACAGCTGGCTCGGGTTGTGCGTGGTCGGCATCGGCGCCGGGCTGCTCACCGCGCCGACGCTGTCCACCGTGGCCGACGCGGTGAGCGCGCTCGCACCGGCCAGCGTGCGGGGCGAGGCGACCGGCTTGCAGTCCTCGGCCCTGAGCGCCGGCTTCGCCCTCGGATCCCCGATGGTCGGGGGAGTGATCGACCTGTCGGTGCCGGCCGTCGGCTTCGTGGTTTCCGGGGTGGTGGCTCTGGCCGCCGCGCTGACGGGATACCTGCTGTCACGCCGCACGACGGCCGCGGCTCGGTCTCCGCTTGAGCCTTCAGCACCCTTACAGCCCGCCGAGCTTGTCGGGCAGCGCAGGTAG
- a CDS encoding LysR family transcriptional regulator, translating to MARDLEIILLRSFVTAVRVGSISRAATALGHTQPALSQQLRKLESTVGRPLLHRSTSGVLPTRAGEELLPYAERILSLSDQALTEAGRALTGRCGIGLLEDLAAYQLPQAFADLAGLHPDATLEVLSLSTAEMRKAYDTRRVQLVLDAVGDLPAPPRWTVRRPLAWAVGHGVDVTADPLPVVLFSNPCVWRTSLLESLERAGRRWRVAFESNSLAGVLAALRAGLGVAALLPSNLEPAMAIHNPQALPPLPDLELGLTRHPRSDGDPLVDAVETTLRRTI from the coding sequence ATGGCAAGGGATCTTGAGATCATCCTGCTGCGGTCGTTCGTCACCGCCGTCCGGGTCGGCAGCATCAGCCGGGCCGCGACAGCCCTCGGACACACCCAGCCCGCACTCAGCCAGCAGCTGCGCAAACTCGAGAGCACCGTCGGCCGCCCGCTGCTGCACCGCTCGACCTCCGGCGTCCTGCCGACCCGGGCCGGCGAGGAGCTCCTGCCCTACGCCGAGCGCATCCTGTCCCTGTCCGACCAGGCCCTCACCGAAGCCGGCCGCGCCCTCACCGGCCGCTGCGGCATCGGCCTGCTCGAGGACCTCGCCGCGTACCAGCTGCCGCAGGCCTTCGCCGACCTGGCCGGCCTGCACCCGGACGCGACCCTGGAGGTCCTCAGCCTCTCCACCGCCGAGATGCGCAAGGCCTACGACACGCGCCGCGTCCAGCTCGTGCTCGACGCGGTCGGTGACCTTCCCGCACCGCCGCGCTGGACGGTGCGCCGCCCCCTGGCGTGGGCGGTCGGCCACGGCGTGGACGTCACGGCCGATCCGCTGCCGGTGGTGCTGTTCTCGAACCCGTGCGTCTGGCGCACGTCACTGCTGGAGTCGCTGGAGCGCGCCGGCCGGCGCTGGCGGGTGGCGTTCGAGAGCAACAGCCTGGCCGGCGTGCTCGCCGCGCTGCGGGCCGGGCTGGGAGTGGCAGCGCTCCTGCCCTCGAATCTCGAACCGGCGATGGCCATCCACAACCCGCAGGCCCTGCCGCCGCTGCCGGACCTCGAACTCGGTCTCACGCGGCATCCGCGCAGCGACGGCGATCCGCTGGTCGACGCTGTGGAGACGACGTTGCGGCGGACGATCTGA
- a CDS encoding dioxygenase, which produces MTPADSRTSPFPSRLPAGAYDDHLARVLPRAREQRPWNDSDGPLPSLFVSHGAPFTLDDPQWIGELFAWAQSIPKPRAVVVISAHWERAPVAISGSAAGTPLYYDFSGFHPRYKTLPYATPDATGLARRLAGLLGRTPVHEFADRGLDHGAFIPLMAMYPAADIPVVQLSMPSLDPGALLELGTRLRPLRAEGILVLGSGFMTHSFAVFQRPELTVETAAFDEWAVDALARGDVDVLTDYRAKGPGAAIAHPTAEHFVPLLLTVGAADDPGSAVSAIDRMVMGNSTRSVQLT; this is translated from the coding sequence ATGACCCCCGCGGACAGCCGGACGTCGCCTTTCCCGTCACGCCTACCGGCCGGGGCATACGACGACCACCTCGCCCGCGTCCTGCCGCGGGCGCGCGAGCAGCGTCCGTGGAACGACTCCGACGGCCCCCTGCCCAGTCTCTTCGTCAGCCACGGGGCCCCGTTCACCCTCGACGATCCGCAGTGGATCGGCGAGCTGTTCGCCTGGGCCCAGTCGATACCCAAGCCCCGAGCCGTCGTCGTCATCTCAGCACACTGGGAACGGGCACCGGTGGCGATCTCCGGGAGCGCGGCGGGCACCCCGCTCTACTATGACTTCAGCGGCTTCCACCCCCGCTACAAGACCCTCCCCTACGCGACCCCGGACGCCACCGGCCTGGCTCGGCGCCTGGCGGGCCTGCTTGGCCGCACACCGGTGCACGAGTTCGCCGACCGCGGCCTGGACCACGGCGCCTTCATCCCGCTCATGGCCATGTATCCCGCGGCGGACATCCCGGTCGTGCAGCTCTCGATGCCGAGCCTGGATCCCGGCGCCCTGCTCGAGCTCGGAACGCGCCTGCGTCCGCTGCGCGCCGAAGGCATCCTGGTCCTCGGCTCGGGATTCATGACGCACAGCTTCGCCGTCTTCCAGCGTCCGGAACTCACGGTCGAGACCGCGGCCTTCGACGAATGGGCCGTGGACGCCCTGGCCCGGGGCGATGTCGACGTCCTCACCGACTACCGCGCCAAGGGACCCGGTGCCGCGATCGCCCACCCCACGGCAGAGCACTTCGTCCCGCTGCTGCTCACCGTCGGCGCCGCCGACGACCCCGGCAGCGCCGTGAGCGCCATCGACCGCATGGTCATGGGCAACTCGACCCGGTCCGTACAGCTCACCTGA
- a CDS encoding MarR family winged helix-turn-helix transcriptional regulator, whose translation MDHPSPWLGDDQQAVWQDLLTVVIALPAALDRQLQRDAGISNFEYGVLARLSMADEVTMRLSDLARDCDSTLPRLSKLMDRFEARDWVVRRPDPANGRYTLATLTEAGQQKLVESAPEHVAQVKRLVFDPLSAAQRRNLGVALSHVAATLRRELDGG comes from the coding sequence ATGGACCATCCCTCACCCTGGCTCGGCGACGACCAGCAGGCCGTGTGGCAGGACCTGCTCACCGTCGTCATCGCCCTGCCGGCGGCCCTCGACCGCCAGCTGCAGCGAGACGCCGGGATCTCCAACTTCGAGTACGGCGTCCTGGCCCGGCTCTCCATGGCCGATGAGGTCACGATGCGGCTCAGCGACCTGGCCCGGGACTGTGACAGCACCCTGCCCCGCCTGTCGAAGCTGATGGACCGCTTCGAAGCCCGCGACTGGGTCGTCCGGCGGCCCGACCCCGCCAACGGCCGCTACACCCTCGCCACCCTGACCGAGGCCGGGCAACAGAAGCTCGTCGAGAGCGCGCCGGAACACGTCGCGCAGGTGAAGCGGCTCGTGTTCGATCCGCTCAGCGCCGCTCAGCGCCGAAACCTCGGCGTGGCGCTGTCGCACGTCGCCGCCACCCTGCGCCGGGAACTCGACGGAGGGTGA
- a CDS encoding BTAD domain-containing putative transcriptional regulator, whose amino-acid sequence MRIALLGPLAVFPDDGTPAEVGGQRVQALTALLALQAGRTVASSWLIDGVWGEQPPANAANALQTLVKRLRAVCGADAVVTRTGGYRLAVAPEDVDAHRFTTALDQARRLVAQRSDERAADQVAEALRAWSGPAALPGLRDFPGVTAAATALDEARLDAVELLADCRLALGRAAESISLLAAEAALSPLRESLTARLMVALDAAGRRSEALTVFQRARETLDAELGVGPSGELMAAYAQVLGRNPAPTQIPIQTQIPIQTQTRIQIQTNLPQSRSTFIGRDSESGIISGLLEHAALVTLTGPGGTGKTRLALETATRLVGGFADGVWLVELAGVTDPALVGSAVLAVFGIRDDENDENSAEARGDEGRFEAREARAVAEALAGRQSLLVIDNCEHLLAPVAAVVHEIVDRCPGVKVLATSREPLDLPGEHLVPVPALSLPPVGADPRQALESTAVWLFVDRAAQVRPGFRLDEATCAAVCEVCRELDGIPLALELAATRMRVMSPDDLAAGLADRFGLLAAGRRAADPRHRSLRAVVAWSWDLLTEDERDLARRLAVFGGGTDAETVRELFGRSAVTTLAALVDKSFVHWDGLRYRMLETIRAYAAENAEAAGVLDEAARRHADFFTGLAEKGESALRSAEQPQWVSRLGAEHDNAAAALGWAVANGRTRIALRLFGSLSWYLLLRGHRSELMTWRRRVLALVPEGPPSGLTSAYLACAFAADLQDHLDPRRWNRMVDDGFLVRYKQALTEDHKPHPQFALVAAVHAPEDGPRDLDRLTAAAEAWLAGNALLLRGGARYNEGTYDQASADLEHAVAVLRRGGDVFTLIRALLTLATVVVRTDSAVSAARLLDEADELITRWSSAEEAAVAFAWIAHLHYWDADLDAARANLDKARGHQSADMSAAASITLTVVEADVLRACGDLNSALIRYAEVIRVLDEGLPPDDPIGVYPAATLRLAHLSTATALPPSPAAANANTVALWSRLTYAFALLENNDAAAARRQLEVLLDLLRTARHLPLLLGATVAVAALAHTRGDPENAAVLLGAATSLHRERPDGGPNTARLIAVTAARWARRRSPTP is encoded by the coding sequence ATGCGCATAGCACTACTGGGCCCGCTCGCGGTGTTCCCGGACGACGGCACTCCCGCCGAGGTCGGCGGACAGCGGGTACAGGCGTTGACGGCCCTGCTCGCGCTCCAGGCGGGACGCACCGTCGCGTCGAGCTGGCTCATCGACGGGGTGTGGGGCGAGCAGCCGCCGGCCAACGCCGCGAACGCGTTGCAGACCCTGGTGAAGCGGCTGCGTGCGGTGTGCGGAGCCGACGCGGTCGTGACGCGCACCGGTGGCTACCGCCTGGCCGTCGCGCCCGAAGACGTCGACGCGCATCGCTTCACCACCGCGCTGGACCAGGCGCGCCGCTTGGTGGCGCAGCGGTCCGACGAACGCGCCGCCGACCAGGTGGCCGAGGCGTTGCGGGCTTGGTCCGGCCCGGCGGCGCTGCCCGGGCTGCGCGACTTCCCCGGGGTGACTGCCGCGGCCACCGCCTTGGACGAGGCTCGGCTGGACGCCGTGGAACTGCTCGCCGACTGTCGTCTGGCACTGGGACGCGCCGCGGAGTCGATCAGCCTGCTGGCCGCCGAGGCGGCGCTGTCTCCGTTGCGGGAGTCGCTGACGGCCCGGCTGATGGTGGCGCTGGACGCGGCCGGCCGCCGTTCCGAGGCGCTCACGGTGTTCCAGCGGGCCCGGGAGACGCTGGACGCCGAGCTCGGCGTGGGTCCGTCCGGCGAGTTGATGGCGGCCTATGCGCAGGTCCTCGGCCGGAATCCGGCGCCGACACAGATACCGATACAGACACAGATACCGATACAGACACAGACGCGAATACAGATACAGACCAACCTGCCGCAGTCGCGCAGCACGTTCATCGGCCGCGACTCCGAGAGCGGGATCATCAGCGGCCTGCTGGAGCACGCGGCCCTGGTGACGCTGACCGGCCCCGGCGGGACCGGGAAGACACGCCTGGCCCTGGAGACCGCGACCCGGCTGGTGGGCGGCTTCGCGGACGGGGTCTGGCTGGTCGAGCTCGCGGGCGTGACCGATCCGGCGCTGGTCGGCAGCGCGGTGCTGGCCGTGTTCGGCATCCGGGACGACGAGAACGACGAGAACAGCGCGGAGGCGCGCGGCGACGAGGGGCGCTTCGAGGCGAGGGAGGCGCGGGCAGTCGCCGAAGCGCTGGCAGGCCGCCAGTCGCTACTCGTCATCGACAACTGCGAGCACCTGCTGGCCCCGGTCGCCGCGGTGGTGCACGAGATCGTCGACCGCTGCCCGGGCGTCAAAGTCCTGGCCACCAGCCGTGAGCCCCTGGACCTGCCGGGCGAGCACCTCGTGCCGGTGCCGGCGCTGTCCCTGCCGCCGGTCGGCGCCGACCCCAGGCAGGCGCTGGAGTCCACGGCGGTCTGGCTGTTCGTGGACCGCGCCGCACAGGTCCGCCCCGGCTTCCGTCTGGACGAGGCCACCTGCGCCGCGGTCTGTGAGGTCTGCCGTGAGTTGGACGGCATCCCGCTGGCCCTGGAGCTGGCCGCGACGCGGATGCGGGTGATGAGCCCGGACGATCTGGCCGCCGGCCTCGCCGATCGGTTCGGGCTCCTGGCCGCCGGCCGGCGGGCCGCCGACCCCAGGCATCGCAGTCTTCGCGCCGTTGTGGCCTGGTCCTGGGACCTGCTCACTGAAGACGAACGCGACCTGGCCCGCCGACTTGCGGTGTTCGGCGGCGGTACGGATGCCGAGACTGTCAGGGAACTGTTCGGCCGGTCTGCGGTGACGACGCTCGCCGCGCTCGTGGACAAGTCGTTCGTGCACTGGGACGGCCTGCGCTATCGCATGCTGGAGACCATTCGTGCCTACGCTGCCGAGAACGCGGAGGCTGCCGGCGTCCTGGATGAGGCCGCGCGCCGGCACGCCGACTTCTTCACCGGCCTGGCGGAGAAAGGGGAATCGGCGCTGCGCAGCGCCGAGCAGCCCCAGTGGGTGTCCCGTCTGGGAGCCGAGCACGACAACGCCGCGGCGGCTCTGGGCTGGGCGGTGGCGAACGGCCGGACCCGGATCGCGCTCCGTCTCTTCGGCAGCCTCAGCTGGTATCTGCTGCTGCGCGGGCATCGCAGCGAGCTGATGACTTGGCGTCGCAGGGTCCTGGCTCTCGTGCCCGAGGGGCCGCCGTCGGGACTGACTTCGGCCTACCTGGCGTGTGCGTTCGCGGCGGATCTGCAGGACCACCTGGACCCGCGACGCTGGAACCGTATGGTGGATGACGGCTTCCTGGTGCGCTACAAGCAGGCTTTGACCGAGGACCACAAGCCGCATCCGCAGTTCGCGCTCGTCGCCGCCGTGCACGCCCCCGAGGACGGCCCGCGAGATCTCGACCGGCTCACAGCGGCCGCCGAAGCCTGGCTGGCCGGGAACGCATTGCTGCTCCGCGGCGGCGCCCGATACAACGAGGGCACGTACGATCAGGCGTCGGCGGATCTGGAACACGCGGTGGCGGTGCTGCGGCGAGGCGGCGATGTCTTCACTCTGATCAGGGCCCTGTTGACGCTGGCGACAGTCGTGGTGCGCACCGACAGCGCCGTGTCCGCCGCGCGGCTGCTCGACGAGGCCGACGAGCTGATCACCCGATGGTCCAGCGCGGAGGAGGCGGCCGTCGCTTTCGCCTGGATCGCCCACCTGCACTATTGGGATGCGGACCTGGACGCCGCGCGAGCCAACCTGGACAAGGCGCGCGGCCACCAGAGCGCCGACATGTCCGCCGCCGCCTCCATCACACTCACCGTCGTCGAGGCCGACGTGCTGCGCGCCTGCGGGGATCTGAACAGTGCCCTGATTCGCTACGCCGAGGTGATCCGCGTCCTGGACGAGGGACTGCCTCCGGACGACCCGATCGGCGTCTATCCGGCCGCGACCCTGCGCCTGGCCCACCTATCGACGGCCACGGCGCTCCCCCCGTCTCCGGCAGCCGCCAACGCCAATACCGTGGCCTTGTGGAGCCGCCTCACCTACGCCTTCGCCCTCCTGGAGAACAACGACGCGGCAGCCGCCCGCCGACAACTGGAAGTCCTCCTCGACCTGTTGCGCACCGCACGGCACCTCCCGCTTCTGCTGGGCGCGACCGTAGCCGTGGCCGCGCTGGCCCACACCCGCGGCGACCCCGAGAACGCGGCGGTGTTGCTGGGCGCGGCCACGTCCCTGCACCGCGAGCGTCCTGACGGCGGCCCGAACACCGCTCGCCTGATCGCCGTCACCGCGGCGCGCTGGGCGAGGAGGCGTTCGCCGACGCCATGA
- a CDS encoding NADP-dependent oxidoreductase, with product MKAIRFHEFGGHEVLRYEDVERPVPGPGQVLVKVAATSFNPVDDHIRAGVLAQMIPIALPYVPGIDLAGTVADLGADVTDLEIGDRVVAMLPLDSAGGAAEYVLVAAESLAPAPTSTDLVDAAALPLTGLAAWQAVFELAELKPGQTVLVNGAGGAVGSLVVQLAVDAGAHVTAVDVPEHADRLRGYGANQVVGPLALTEGPAAVSGPFQVVVNHVRVSPEELAQLTNYVADGGVAASTAGPIPDDAARGVRSASLWVRSDGAQLAELVAKVDAGKLQLHVADRRPVTDMAAVHEDAAAGRLPGKTVIVAP from the coding sequence ATGAAGGCAATACGTTTCCACGAGTTCGGCGGCCACGAGGTCCTGCGCTACGAGGACGTGGAACGCCCGGTGCCCGGCCCCGGACAGGTGCTGGTGAAGGTGGCGGCCACCTCGTTCAACCCGGTCGACGACCACATCCGTGCCGGCGTCCTGGCCCAGATGATCCCGATCGCGCTCCCGTACGTGCCCGGGATCGACCTGGCCGGCACCGTCGCCGACCTCGGCGCGGACGTGACGGACCTGGAAATCGGCGACCGGGTCGTGGCCATGCTGCCGTTGGACTCCGCCGGCGGGGCCGCCGAGTACGTGCTCGTCGCGGCCGAGTCCCTGGCCCCGGCGCCCACGAGCACCGACCTGGTCGACGCCGCGGCGCTGCCGCTGACGGGCCTCGCGGCCTGGCAGGCGGTGTTCGAGCTGGCCGAGTTGAAGCCCGGTCAGACCGTCCTGGTGAACGGGGCCGGCGGCGCGGTGGGCAGCCTGGTGGTACAGCTCGCCGTCGACGCGGGAGCGCACGTGACCGCGGTGGACGTGCCGGAGCACGCGGACCGCCTCCGCGGCTACGGCGCGAACCAGGTCGTCGGCCCCCTGGCCCTGACCGAAGGCCCGGCCGCGGTGAGCGGCCCGTTCCAGGTCGTGGTGAACCACGTGCGCGTCTCGCCGGAGGAACTCGCCCAGCTGACGAACTACGTGGCCGACGGCGGGGTCGCCGCGAGCACGGCCGGCCCGATCCCCGACGACGCCGCCCGAGGAGTCCGCAGCGCGAGCCTGTGGGTCCGAAGCGACGGCGCGCAGCTGGCCGAGCTGGTCGCCAAGGTGGACGCCGGCAAGCTCCAGCTGCACGTCGCCGATCGCCGCCCGGTCACCGACATGGCCGCCGTGCATGAGGACGCCGCCGCCGGGCGGTTGCCGGGGAAGACGGTCATCGTCGCTCCCTGA